The following are from one region of the Neurospora crassa OR74A linkage group III, whole genome shotgun sequence genome:
- a CDS encoding twinfilin-1: MQSGISASKELVSQFNDLLGSPSTFGLLINIANEQLQPIQTLTSSPGSSFASNVDTLLTPHIKEKEALYIILRRYDSSPALVAVTYVPDTAPVRQKMLFASTRLTLVRELGSEHFRETIFATNAKELTSQGFEKHDAHTALDAPLTEEEKSLGEVKRAEQEAGAGTSKREIHLGTHMAMPMGEDALAALKGLAEEGGGEGLVMLKVNPTTETIELVPSSSSSNPSSIADLVQAISPSEPRFTFFRYTHTHNGSEESPILFFYTNPSSNGGRVAIKQRMLYPLMKRAVLEVASKEGLNVDKKFEVEEPSEITEDGVLGELHPKAVQSRGFARPKRPGGR, from the exons ATGCAGTCTGGAATTTCCG CCTCCAAGGAGCTGGTCTCCCAATTCAATGACCTCCTCGGCTCCCCATCGACCTTTGgcctcctcatcaacatcgcCAACGAACAGCTCCAGCCCATCCAGACcctcacctcctccccgggctcctccttcgcctccaACGTCGACACCCTCCTGACGCCCCAcatcaaagaaaaagaagctcTCTACATCATCCTGCGCCGCTATGACTCGTCGCCCGCGCTGGTGGCCGTCACCTACGTGCCCGACACGGCTCCCGTGCGGCAAAAGATGCTGTTCGCCTCGACGCGGCTGACGCTCGTGCGCGAGCTCGGGTCGGAACACTTCCGCGAGACCATTTTCGCGACCAACGCCAAGGAGTTGACGAGCCAGGGCTTTGAGAAGCACGATGCGCACACGGCGCTGGACGCGCCgctgacggaggaggagaagagtcTGGGGGAGGTGAAGCGGGCGGAGCAGGAGGCGGGCGCGGGGACGAGTAAGCGGGAGATTCACCTGGGGACGCACATGGCGATGCCGATGGGGGAGGATGCGTTGGCTGCTCTCAAGGGACTAGCtgaagagggtggtggtgaggggtTGGTGATGCTT AAAGTCAACCCCACAACCGAAACCATCGAGCtcgtcccttcttcttcctcttccaaccCATCGTCCATCGCCGACCTCGTCCAAGCCATCTCCCCCTCCGAGCCGCGCTTTACGTTCTTCCGGTACACGCACACGCACAACGGCTCCGAGGAGTCgcccatcctcttcttctacaCCAACCCTAGCTCTAACGGCGGGCGCGTGGCTATCAAGCAGCGCATGCTGTACCCGCTGATGAAGCGGGCCGTGCTCGAGGTGGCGAGCAAGGAAGGATTGAATGTCGATAAGAAGTTTGAGGTGGAGGAGCCGAGCGAGATCACGGAAGACGGGGTGTTGGGGGAGTTGCATCCCAAGGCGGTGCAGAGTAGGGGGTTCGCTAGGCCGAAGAGGCCTGGTGGTAGGTAA